The proteins below come from a single Magallana gigas chromosome 10, xbMagGiga1.1, whole genome shotgun sequence genomic window:
- the LOC136272142 gene encoding beta-1,3-galactosyltransferase 1-like, which produces MKKSNKNIIRILCVLVLIYIFCTPFRRQNDKTMENNHGRMKIYIDADVVHPQPDNSLACVENGENVFLFIMIPSAITNFEQRNVIRRTWGDVSKVRPNVVVRFIVGRSEQPFLQELVLKENRIHHDLVIKDIPEFYENLTQKSVAMLSWIVSYCSRARYFLKIDDDMFLNLPRLLNFLSNHAQTNSIVGCKYEHSKPRRYPFSKWRVSWEQYSKSEYPVYVSGPAYVISGDIISKLYQATKEVPQFVFEDVYITGMCRKHIGALAKSHPEFTCGYRDVAPCGSHFRNQITGHHYSPTEIGRMWTELQDRGSTCRLIDSFGIYIIVDLLKWIFL; this is translated from the coding sequence ATGAAAAAGAGTAACAAGAATATCATCCGGATTCTGTGTGTACTGGTGTTGATTTATATTTTCTGCACCCCTTTCAGAAGGCAAAATGACAAGACAATGGAAAATAATCATGGACGTATGAAGATCTACATCGATGCAGATGTTGTTCATCCCCAGCCTGATAATTCGCTTGCCTGTGttgaaaatggggaaaatgtgtTTTTGTTCATAATGATACCCAGCGCCATTACAAACTTTGAACAAAGAAACGTCATTAGGAGAACCTGGGGCGACGTCTCAAAAGTTCGACCAAACGTTGTGGTTAGGTTCATCGTAGGAAGGTCTGAGCAGCCGTTTCTACAGGAACTGGTGCTAAAAGAGAATCGCATCCATCATGATTTGGTCATTAAAGATATTCCCGAATTCTACGAAAATCTTACTCAGAAATCCGTGGCTATGTTGAGTTGGATCGTGTCGTACTGTTCCCGAGCTCGCTACTTTCTTAAAATAGATGATGACATGTTTTTAAATCTTCCCAGACTTTTAAACTTTCTTAGTAACCATGCACAAACAAATTCAATCGTAGGGTGCAAATACGAGCATTCAAAACCGCGTCGATATCCATTCTCAAAATGGCGGGTTTCCTGGGAACAATACAGCAAAAGCGAGTACCCAGTTTACGTCTCTGGACCGGCTTACGTAATCTCCGGAGATATTATATCCAAACTCTACCAAGCTACGAAGGAAGTTCCCCAGTTTGTGTTCGAGGATGTTTACATAACGGGCATGTGCAGGAAGCATATCGGGGCCCTCGCAAAATCGCACCCAGAATTCACATGTGGCTACCGTGACGTAGCTCCGTGTGGAAGCCACTTTCGAAACCAAATAACAGGCCACCACTACAGTCCCACCGAAATCGGTCGGATGTGGACAGAACTCCAAGACAGGGGGTCCACCTGTCGCTTGATTGACAGTTTCGGGATTTACATAAtagttgatttattaaaatggatATTTCTATGA